A region of Deinococcus rubellus DNA encodes the following proteins:
- a CDS encoding nucleotide exchange factor GrpE — protein MTNDNSNSDNLKFEPARTEHPQAEHPQTVEKDPKGEVIEAELLEEDADLSGEDGEDGGFPGMDGMDEGMFAQVQEMMAKMERADELEKENADLKGRLGRLAADFESYRRRTQDDVSAAEGSGKAKAAEAMMPIYDALDRAVTMGAEDPAKLIPGMQAVQASVLRVFSSLGLEATGKAGEHFDPQWHEALQVVPGTDDNTIAQVYELGFKMGDKLVRPARVVVTQKG, from the coding sequence ATGACCAACGATAATTCCAATTCCGACAACTTGAAGTTTGAACCTGCCCGCACTGAGCATCCGCAGGCCGAGCATCCGCAAACGGTGGAGAAGGACCCCAAAGGCGAGGTCATTGAAGCCGAACTGCTGGAAGAGGACGCAGACCTGAGCGGCGAGGACGGTGAGGACGGCGGTTTTCCCGGCATGGACGGTATGGATGAGGGCATGTTCGCCCAGGTGCAGGAAATGATGGCCAAGATGGAACGGGCCGACGAACTGGAAAAGGAGAACGCCGACCTCAAGGGACGGCTGGGCCGCCTGGCCGCCGACTTCGAGAGCTACCGCCGCCGCACCCAGGACGACGTGAGCGCCGCCGAGGGCAGCGGCAAGGCCAAAGCCGCTGAAGCCATGATGCCGATCTACGACGCGCTGGACCGGGCCGTGACGATGGGCGCGGAAGACCCGGCCAAGCTGATTCCCGGCATGCAGGCGGTGCAGGCCAGCGTGCTGCGGGTCTTCTCGAGCCTGGGCCTGGAAGCCACTGGTAAGGCGGGCGAGCACTTCGATCCGCAGTGGCACGAGGCCTTGCAGGTGGTGCCCGGCACAGACGACAACACCATCGCCCAGGTCTACGAACTCGGCTTCAAGATGGGTGACAAGCTGGTGCGCCCGGCGCGGGTGGTTGTCACACAGAAAGGCTGA
- the dnaK gene encoding molecular chaperone DnaK — protein sequence MPKAVGIDLGTTNSVIAVMEGGRPEVIVNAEGARTTPSVVAYKGDERLVGQIARRQAALNPQATLFAVKRFIGRRWDEVSEEAGRSPFKVKEGPGDSVRLEVNGKDLAPEQVSAEVLRKLVSDASAKLGEKIKDVVITVPAYFDNSQREATRQAGEIAGLNVLRVINEPTAAALAYGLERKGNETVLVFDLGGGTFDVTILELGDGVFEVKSTSGDTHLGGDDFDQHIVNWLAEEFKKEHNFDLRKDPQALQRLIEASEKAKIELSNATDTSISLPFITFDPETRTPLHLERTLTRAKFEELNADLLKRVRKPVEQALADAKMDASKIDEVILVGGSTRIPAVKRIVKELTGKEPNESVNPDEAVALGAAVQAGIIQGDSSLGDIVLVDVTPLTMGVEVKGGMIAPMITRNTTVPAKKTEIYTTAENNQPGVEINVLQGERPMAADNKSLGRFKLEGIPPMRAGQAQIEVTFDIDANGILHVTAKEKTSGKESSIRIENTTTLDKGDVDRMVREAEQNASADKERREKVEKRNALDSLRVQATQQLEENAGADQAAKDKLKAAADAAEDAIRQDDDSKIGEAQKALEEELRSFMTAAQAQPKNDGQDGPQGGAGVNTNKDDDVIDADFKPTE from the coding sequence ATGCCCAAAGCAGTCGGAATCGATTTAGGAACCACCAACAGCGTCATCGCCGTAATGGAAGGCGGACGCCCCGAAGTCATCGTCAACGCCGAGGGCGCACGCACCACGCCGTCGGTCGTCGCATATAAGGGTGACGAGCGGCTGGTCGGCCAGATCGCACGCCGCCAGGCCGCACTCAACCCGCAGGCCACCCTGTTCGCCGTCAAGCGCTTTATCGGCCGCCGCTGGGACGAGGTGAGCGAGGAAGCGGGCCGCAGCCCCTTCAAGGTCAAGGAAGGCCCCGGCGACAGCGTCCGCCTTGAAGTCAACGGCAAGGACCTGGCCCCTGAGCAGGTCAGCGCCGAAGTGCTTCGCAAGCTGGTCAGCGACGCTTCAGCCAAGCTCGGCGAGAAGATCAAGGACGTCGTCATCACCGTGCCCGCGTATTTTGACAACTCCCAGCGCGAGGCCACCCGCCAGGCAGGCGAGATCGCGGGCCTCAACGTGCTGCGCGTCATCAACGAACCCACCGCTGCCGCGCTCGCCTACGGGCTGGAGCGCAAGGGCAACGAGACGGTGCTGGTGTTCGACCTGGGCGGCGGCACTTTCGACGTGACCATCCTGGAACTCGGCGACGGCGTCTTCGAGGTCAAGTCCACCTCCGGCGACACCCACCTGGGCGGCGACGATTTCGACCAGCACATCGTCAACTGGCTGGCCGAGGAGTTCAAGAAAGAGCACAACTTCGACCTCCGCAAAGACCCCCAGGCCCTCCAGCGCCTGATCGAAGCGTCTGAAAAGGCCAAGATCGAGCTGAGCAACGCCACCGACACCAGCATCAGCCTGCCGTTCATCACCTTCGACCCGGAAACCCGCACCCCGCTGCACCTGGAGCGCACCCTCACCCGCGCCAAGTTCGAAGAACTCAACGCTGACCTGCTCAAGCGCGTGCGCAAGCCGGTAGAGCAGGCGCTGGCCGACGCCAAGATGGACGCCTCCAAGATCGATGAGGTGATTCTGGTCGGCGGCAGCACCCGCATCCCGGCGGTCAAGCGCATCGTCAAGGAGCTGACCGGCAAGGAACCCAACGAATCGGTCAACCCCGACGAGGCCGTGGCACTCGGCGCAGCGGTGCAGGCAGGCATCATCCAGGGTGACAGCAGCCTGGGCGACATCGTGCTGGTGGACGTGACCCCGCTGACCATGGGCGTGGAGGTCAAGGGCGGCATGATCGCGCCGATGATCACCCGCAACACCACCGTTCCGGCCAAGAAGACCGAAATTTATACCACCGCCGAGAACAACCAGCCGGGCGTGGAGATCAACGTGCTTCAGGGTGAGCGCCCGATGGCCGCCGACAACAAGTCGCTCGGACGATTCAAGCTCGAAGGCATTCCGCCGATGCGGGCCGGGCAGGCGCAGATCGAAGTCACCTTTGATATCGACGCCAACGGCATTCTGCACGTGACTGCCAAGGAAAAGACCAGCGGCAAGGAATCGAGCATCCGCATTGAGAACACCACCACGCTCGACAAGGGCGACGTGGACCGGATGGTGCGCGAGGCCGAGCAGAACGCCAGCGCCGACAAGGAGCGCCGCGAGAAGGTCGAGAAGCGCAACGCACTGGACTCGCTGCGGGTACAGGCGACCCAGCAGCTCGAGGAAAACGCGGGCGCGGACCAGGCGGCCAAGGACAAGCTCAAGGCCGCTGCCGACGCCGCCGAGGACGCCATCCGCCAGGACGACGACAGCAAGATCGGCGAGGCCCAGAAGGCGCTGGAGGAAGAACTCCGCAGCTTCATGACCGCCGCCCAGGCCCAGCCCAAGAATGACGGCCAGGACGGACCACAGGGCGGAGCAGGCGTCAACACGAACAAAGACGACGACGTGATCGACGCGGACTTCAAGCCCACCGAATAA